The stretch of DNA TGGCCGACGACCGCGCGGGTGTCCCACGGCCTGGACACGTCCAAAGGACCCATGGCCATCTCGTACAGCCGCAGGGTGTCCGCGCCGTACTCGGCGCAGATCTCGTCGGGCGTGACGGCGTTCTTCAGGGACTTGCCCATCTTGCCGAGCAGCCGCGAGACCTTCTCGCCCTGGTAGAAGTAGCCACCGTCCCGCTCCTCCACCTCGGCGGCGGGCACCGCGATGCCCCGGCTGTCGCGGTAGACGAACGCCTGGATCATGCCCTGGTTGTAGAGCTTGTGGAACGGCTCGTTGGAGGACACGTAGCCCAGGTCGTAGAGGACCTTGGACCAGAACCTGGCGTACAGCAGGTGCAGTACGGCGTGTTCCGCCCCGCCCACGTACAGGTCGACGCCACCGTGCGGCATCCCGTCGCGGGGGCCCATCCAGTAGCGCTCGATCCCCTGGTCGACGGGCGCGCCGTCGTTGTGCGGGTCGAGGTAGCGCATCTCGTACCAGCAGGAACCGGCCCAGTTGGGCATGGTGTTGGTCTCACGGCGGTACTTCTTGGGCCCGTCGCCCAGGTCCAGGGTGACGTTCACCCACTCCTGGTTGCGCGACAGCGGCGTCTCCGGCTCGGTGTCGGCGTCGTCAGGGTCGAAGGTGCGGGGCGAGTAGTCCTCGACCTCGGGCAGTTCGAGCGGCAGCATCGATTCGGGCAGCGAGTGGGCGGTGCCGTCCTCGTCGTACACGATGGGGAAGGGCTCGCCCCAGTAGCGCTGACGGCTGAACAGCCAGTCACGCAGCCGGAAGTTGACGGTGCCCTCGCCGATTCCCCGCTCGGTCAGCCAGGCGGTGATCCGCTCCTTGGCCTCGGTGACGCCCAGGCCGTCCAGGGAGACGCCGGCGCCCGAGGAGTTGACCAGCTTCGCGTCGTACGAGGAGAAGGCCTCGTCCCAGTCGGCCGGGTCGGTGGAGCGCCCGTCCGTGGGCTCGACGACGCACCGCATCGGCAGTTCGAAGGCGCGGGCGAAGGCGAAGTCGCGGCTGTCGTGCGCGGGCACGGCCATGATCGCGCCGGTGCCGTAACCCATCAGGACGTAGTCGGCGATGAAGACGGGTACCGGTTCGCCGCTGACGGGGTTGGTGGCGTGGACGCCGGTGAAGACGCCGGTCTTGTCCTTGGCCTCGGCCTGCCGCTCCACGTCGGACTTGGCGGCGGCCTGTGCGCGGTAGGCGGCGACGGCCTCACCGGGGGTGGCGTGGCCGCCGGTCCACACCTCGTGGGTCCCCTCGGGCCAGGCGTCGGGGACGATCTTGGCGACCAGCTCGTGTTCGGGCGCGAGCACCATGTAGGTGGCGCCGAACAGGGTGTCCTGGCGGGTGGTGAAGACGGTGATGTGCTCACCCGTGCCGTCCGCCGCCACCACGGGGAAGCCGACGCGGGCGCCTTCGCTGCGACCGATCCAGTTGCGCTGCTGGAGCTTGATGGCCTCGGGCCAGTCCAGAGCGTCCAGGTCGTTCAGCAGCCGGTCCGCGTAGGAGGTGATGCGCATGTTCCATTGGCGCAGCTTGGCCTTGAAGACGGGGAAGTTTCCGCGCTCGGAGCGGCCGTCGGCCGTGACCTCCTCGTTGGCGAGGACGGTACCCAGGCCGGGGGCCCAGTTGACGGGCGCCTCGGAGGCGTACGCCAGCCGCCACTCGCTCAGGACACCGGCGCGCTCGGGCGCGTCGAGGGCGGACCAGGGCCTGCCGTCGGGGGTGGCGCGCTCACCACTCTCGAACTGCGCGATCAGCTCGGCGATCGGCCGGGCGCGGTCGGCTTCCGTGTCGTACCAGGAGTTGAAGATCTGGACGAAGATCCACTGGGTCCACTTGTAGAACTCGGGGTCGATCGTGGCGACCGACCTGCGCTTGTCGTGGCCCAGGCCCAGCCGACGCAGCTGCGACCTCATGTTGGCCATGTTGGCCTCGGTGGAGGTACGCGGGTGGGTACCCGTCTGCACGGCGTACTGCTCCGCGGGCAGGCCGAAGGCGTCGAAGCCCAGGGTGTGCAGCACGTTGTGGCCGGTCATGCGCTGGAAGCGGGCGTAGACGTCCGTGGCGATGTAGCCGAGGGGGTGGCCGACATGCAGTCCTGCCCCCGAGGGGTACGGGAACATGTCCATGACGTACTTCTTCGGCCTGGCCGCCAGCTCGGGATCGCCGGCCAGGTCACCGGTGGGGTTGGGGGCCTCGTACGTGCCGTTCGCGTCCCAGAAGTCCTGCCAGCGCGCCTCGATCTCGGCGGCGGTCGTCGCCGTGTAGCGGTGCGGCGCTGCGGCCTCGGGGGTGGCCCCGGCCGCGCCGGAAGCTCCGGCGGAGGAATTGGTCTGGCTCATGGGTTCTCAAAGCTCCATCGATCGCGTCTGCCCCGGGAAATGAAAAATCCCCTCACGCATGAGGGGACGCCGCGCCGATTCCGGCCATGATCTGGAATGATCTCGGGTTCTTCCGGTGGCCGGGATTGATCAGCGCGGCTCGCTAAGCAGAAGGCGTACGGCACGCATGGCGTCAGGGTACCGCAGAGCGCCATGCCGACGCACGGGAGTGCCGGACTGTGGAACGGGTGACGCGAAGTGCCGAGCGGGGCCCGCTTTTCTCCGCACTTCGGGGGCCCGGGGGAGAGAAACGACAAGGGCGGCCGGTCCGCTTCTCGCGGACCGACCGCCCTCATCTTCTGGAGCTTCTGTGGAGCTAAGGAGAATCGAACTCCTGACCTCCTGCATGCCATGCAGGCGCTCTACCAACTGAGCTATAGCCCCGTACGACTTCCGACAACGGCATTCCCTCAAGGAATCCTCGATGTCGTTGTCCTCGGTACTGTCACCGCTGTCACTTTGCCCGATTTCCACCGGCGTGCCGTGGCGACGTCGACAACATTACACGCTCCACCGGGCCCATCACCAATCCCTTCGGAGCCCACCGGTCGGCCTCTGCCGCGCGACCTCACCGAGACCCTTCGGCCGGCCGCCGCGTGGCCGGTTCGGGGAGCCGCACCCGAGGTGGGACGCCCAGCCCAGGGTGGGGCCCCCAGGCGGGGGGCACCCAAGGCGGGGGGCACCCAAGGCGGGGGGCACCCAAGGCGGGGCGCTCACGCCGTGGCGAAGGAGTAGAACCGCTTGAGGGTGCAGTGCTCGTCGAGCAGCCGACCGTAGATCGGCTCGCCCTCCAGCTCCCGGTAGGTCTCGATCGGGTCGCCTTTTATGATCAGCGCCCGCGCGCACTCCTCGCACCAGTACTGGTAGCGGCGGTTGAGCGGTTCCATGTCCCTGACGATGGGCGTGCCGCTGCCACACCAGTCGCAGGTCCTCCTGTGGGCGCCCATCGCTCAGCTCCAGCCATGGTCGCCGGCCGGACGCACGGGGCAGGCTGAGCCCAACGGGCCGGCCGAGAGCGAGAGTTGGCCGATGGGGGCGCGGGGGGAGGTCACCGGGTGC from Streptomyces tsukubensis encodes:
- the leuS gene encoding leucine--tRNA ligase; protein product: MSQTNSSAGASGAAGATPEAAAPHRYTATTAAEIEARWQDFWDANGTYEAPNPTGDLAGDPELAARPKKYVMDMFPYPSGAGLHVGHPLGYIATDVYARFQRMTGHNVLHTLGFDAFGLPAEQYAVQTGTHPRTSTEANMANMRSQLRRLGLGHDKRRSVATIDPEFYKWTQWIFVQIFNSWYDTEADRARPIAELIAQFESGERATPDGRPWSALDAPERAGVLSEWRLAYASEAPVNWAPGLGTVLANEEVTADGRSERGNFPVFKAKLRQWNMRITSYADRLLNDLDALDWPEAIKLQQRNWIGRSEGARVGFPVVAADGTGEHITVFTTRQDTLFGATYMVLAPEHELVAKIVPDAWPEGTHEVWTGGHATPGEAVAAYRAQAAAKSDVERQAEAKDKTGVFTGVHATNPVSGEPVPVFIADYVLMGYGTGAIMAVPAHDSRDFAFARAFELPMRCVVEPTDGRSTDPADWDEAFSSYDAKLVNSSGAGVSLDGLGVTEAKERITAWLTERGIGEGTVNFRLRDWLFSRQRYWGEPFPIVYDEDGTAHSLPESMLPLELPEVEDYSPRTFDPDDADTEPETPLSRNQEWVNVTLDLGDGPKKYRRETNTMPNWAGSCWYEMRYLDPHNDGAPVDQGIERYWMGPRDGMPHGGVDLYVGGAEHAVLHLLYARFWSKVLYDLGYVSSNEPFHKLYNQGMIQAFVYRDSRGIAVPAAEVEERDGGYFYQGEKVSRLLGKMGKSLKNAVTPDEICAEYGADTLRLYEMAMGPLDVSRPWDTRAVVGQYRLLQRLWRNIVDETTGEVTVVDTEPGEETLRALHKAIDGVGNDLEGLRFNTAIAKITELNNHLTKAAGPLPRPIAESLVLLIAPLAPHVAEELWRRLGHSDSVVHRDFPVAEAAYLVDETVTCVVQIKGKVKARLEVSPAISDDELEKAALADERVVAALDGAGIRKVIVRAPKLVNIVPA